The genomic window TTAGTTTAAATTAAATAGTAGTGTGAAATTaagacaatataaataaataagagtgtgttttaaatatgtatttgctCTAGTCTAGTGCATTATAACTTCATTACATGatcaaactaatcacagaaataaaagaaatgtaaataaaatatacaacagGTTTGTCTGTACAGTGTCTATACACACAATAGCCACTCCTGGGTACTTACTGGGTGGCTTGTTGGCAGCCAGGTTTTTGAAATGGATTCCTTTGATGACCTCCACTGACAGGCGTCCCGTTGTGGCATTGTACACCAGGCCCACGAGGATCTCCGGTGTTGAGGTTTGGCTGACGGACTGGAATGATGAGGCGCTTTCACTGCATGTCATGTCTGAAAGGCTGACTTGTGATTCCCCGCCCTGAAAAATGTTTTAGTAGCCATTTAGAAAAATCGGCTGTGTTTGGAGCCCAGGAAGGACTGAGtgtactttgaaaaaaaaatactgccaAAAAATCAAAAATTCACATCAAAAAGTGAAACGAATGATTTATTACTAATTTGTATTACTGTTCAAGCTGCTGTCTTGATGAAGCTATATAAAAATCAGTATTTAACTAGATACAGAACTAGCCATATTAGCAAGATTTTTACAACTAATATGCTAATCCAAGAAATACATTGAGATACTGGCTTTAATCTCAAACAAAGCTCTCCACTAAAATCGAAATGTCATAAGGTTAACACATACTACATTATAGATCTCAATTTTGCCTCCTATGGCTGCTGGAAAGTCAAAAATGGGTTGTTGGTTTAAAGTGATACTAAAGActccaaactccgcccctaCAGCGACGTATCTCTAAATTAGCCAGGTGTTCATTCATATCCAATgtcattttacaaataaaagtaGACTACCACCCTGCCATAGCCCACACACTGGTCAAACCTAATCATACACTTACTGGTAGTGTGCAGCAGGGGTCCAGTATGACaggcacagacatcttcccctGTAGGCAGAGTTTGGTGAGGTAGAAGACCTTCTCTCCCAGCACCTTCTCCTTCTTCATGCGCCTCATGCTGTAGAGCCTGAACCTGAGGGCGTAGTTCCCAATCATCTCCGCCTCCACGTGACTGAAGTAGAACGTTTCAGTGAAGATGGGACAGGGCCCTCTCTGGACACCTGTCTTGGCCCTCTGCTTCTTGGTGGGCAGCAGAACCAAATGCACCTGCCAGGAGAGGTTCCCTGTCCGCTTCACCGGGGGGAGGTCAGTGGCGGCCATGATGGTGACGCCCAGCTGCTGGTCCTCCGAGTCATAGTCGAACACCACATCCAGTGTGCCGTACTTGGCTATGGGGTCCGGCTCATAGCCTTTAGGGAGCTGTGCTGCTGATCCTCGGGCTGACAAGTCCTATACAGACACATTCATCTCAGAAATGAAAGATGCATTTTAGAacatttgtagaggtctaaactacacttCCAAGGGATtgaataataactacacctatTTAGCCCCAGTAAAGATAGAAGAAAAACTTCATTCAAGATGGACAactagtttattaagaatgatacTAATGGCTTAGTAACTATTTACTCCTAACCTCTTAACTATTCCTGAATTGTACTTAATACACTATTGATATACTATTAATACTGACTGTTGATTGAGGCTAATTCatttatagttattataaagtgtatcCATGGGATATAATGTAGCTTGAACCCTACATTATAGTACTTAACCTATCCATCTTTGCAATATGCTAATTACAACCACATAATAACGATTAAGCATGCAGTAAATTAGCAGTACAGTAGCCTACCTCTGGGCTGAGCACGGCTGTACTGTCACTGGGCACATCCTCCTCATAGCCCTTGTTCAGGTAGCTCTCTGTCTCGGGCCCGTCGCTGCCCTCACTTGGACACTTGCTGTAGGACATATGTGGGCTACCACTGGTCTGGGACAGGTCGCACTTGGCGTCCCCCAGGTCAGACAGAGTGCAGGACATGCGGGGGGACCCATTCTCATCCTGGTAGGGCGGAGGCTGCAGCTCGTCCAGAGGAGGGGTCCGGCTCATGCGCTGGATACAGTTAGCTGCAAggaaaaaatcaagtaaacaaAATAGCATATATTTAAGATTACTGTCATTGTTGTGGCTGAAAGTATTATATGATATATATGTAGACCTATTTGCTCCATGGGGCAAATGCATCCTTCAACAAGTGCCTTTGGACAACAGGTTTAGGAGTACCAGTAGTTAGTGACTATGGGCAGGGATAGATGATAGACAGGGATACGCAGCTGAAGGAGGACCTGCTGTTTTTTGGGGAGTTAATGGGGGTTAACCAGAGTGTCAAGAGGATAACTATTCACATAAAgaaaatgcaaactccacacagtaaAGCCCAACAACATTACCTCAATGTTGGTCTATTGTCCTAAAGCAATCTGATTTTATAGCCACAGCTTTATTATCCTTCCATGCCCAAATCACATTTGAGACACTACATTTCCCCAAATCAGTGTTATTGACTAAAAGAAATGCACAAAGAGCTTGTGGTACAAACCAACAGTTCCTTTGTTTTGTGGAAAGCGAGTGTGCTGTGCCTTGAACTAAACACATTAGAGTCAGTAATAGGCCTGTGCAGCTGAGCTACACCTCCGCAGCTGTTACGCTATAGCAAAGGGAATAGAGAACGCTTTAAGTCTGAATATCATTTATCATGCAGATCTACAAATATCATAACCACAGATTCAATTAAAAGTGCAGGAAAAAGTACcagtataaatatttatgaGCTTTCTTTAATTGCATATTTTAATTACAAGTAATGTCTTAAAACAGGATTGATTTAATGTAGAAAAAAGCTCACTTCTCCTTGACTAACTGGAGTATATGGAGCACATAGAATTAACATAAAATTACACCTTAGAAATGTAATGACAGCAGAGCCCTCTGAGCGAGCATAATGCAGTTAGTAATTAATGTAATACCTCCACAGTCTTCTTATGTAATGCAGTTCAATATTTATATAGCAAGAATAAAGTAGTTTTGTACAAATTCTGACTCATGTGATTCATATTATAAAAGTAAATCTactgtaaaggtgcactaacatTTCTGGTTGAGGTTGTGCGACCGGCTTGTAAatgtgttccacagtatgccattaaacatattcatcttgcatttattaatttatttctaaacatgcattcatactatGCTCAGGGCTGCCTCTCTATAGAGAAAGTTCACaacagttacatagtacacttttaaagctaccatctgtaattagacctGGCCCtgctgtattctcacatatcaccactaggtGCTATCCAActtactgctgtctgacagCGTGCCAGCTCTAGTCTGACAGAAGAAGGCCAGAGAGCACAGGTACGCCTCAACAAAGGCCAGCTGAGGGGAGGGGTCAGGATCAGGTTTCACAtatgccatctactggtaaaaattTAGGAATACTGTGGTAGTTTGGTGAAAATATTATATGGTGTAGAGTTAGGAAAGTGTGacgaaagtgaaagtaaaataataataataataataataataataataataataataataataataataataataataataatattatctCATGGTAAGTTGACAATTACTGACAAGGacagtgatttttattttgtcacttATAGATAACTACTTACAGTATGGGAAGGAAACAacacttttactcgagtaagagtgcTGTTACTTatacaaagtaaaagtgctCTCAAAAAGagctatccatccatccattttcttccgcttatccagagccgggtcacgggggcagcagtctaagcagggactctcaaacttccctcaccccagacacgtcctccagctcctccggtgggatcccaaggcgttcccaggccagccgagagacatagtccctccagcgtgtcctgggtcttccccggggcctcctcccggtgggacatgcccagaacacctccctagggaggcgtccaggaggcatcctgagcagatgcccgagccacctcagctggctcctctcaacgtgtaggagcagcggctctactccgagctcctcccgtgtgactgagctcctcaccctatcctaGGAGCAAAAAGAGCTACTCAagtaaatttgacttttgcatgTAGTTGATATTCTCCTCCATCTTCACAGAGAAAACATGCTTTGGCAGTGCCTAACCTAATGTGAATGGAGAGTaccatctaaataaaacatcagaTATGCACCATCTAAGCTCTGAACTGCATACATCTTAATCTGCCACTGATTTCATGGCTCTCACATCTTCAAATCATTCAGATGCCTCGAAGGTGCAGAAAAATACTATACCACATGTCTGTGTGGCATTTACAAAGAGTCTTGAATAGAGTTGTCAGCCTGTTTCTCAAATTTACCTCCTCGGTCCAATTTAGATCTACTAAATTTGAGCAGCTGAGGCTTATACTCCCATCGGGACACTGTTGAGAACTACTTTATACCTGCATCgcttgcaaaaacaaaatacaaaagcacCAAAACAAATGACGAagagaaacaacacaaaatctCCTCAAAGTTTTTGGAAAGCCAACAGTGACGTAATCCATATTGTTCTTGAAACTTTGGCTCTTAATAACGTGGGTGAGGTGGCAGCTCAAAGTGGCATGCGTCAGAATGGAGGCATAGGAGTCTTAACTAAGTGTCATAGAGGACTGGATAAAAGGAGCAGTTGCATTGAGAGCAGTTTTTCACGCTGCGCTGGGGGCGGATGACTTGATGGGAGCCGCTGTGTAAAAGCACGACTCGTTGCTACAGCCCGCTAATTGGAATAGTTACCTTTTTCATAACCTTGACGCTGCCAGTTGCCGTGTTCTGACTTCTTGTACCTTTGTGCGGGAACGGAGCTATATCTGTGAAGTCTGGGTGTATGGTGTAAGAGATGAAATGAGAGGTGATATAAAATCTTCAAATTCATTCAATTGGAGGAGATGACTCATACAAATATACTATATCTgtttgcagctgatgccatcaacattcTTTGAGGAGAGGGGGGTGAAACTATCTGGAGGCACTGCTcggtctgaagctctgttagtgaagttagactttaatctgagctttgttgtAATGCAATCagatcataaagaactgacttagttgaaTCTTTAACAGCAGATTTGTATGGTTAAACAGGTCCACTCTAAAACAACTTTACAGTCAAAGGCTAGAAATATCAAACGTATATTTGGGGGAGACCATGAGGAAAAAAGgtaacagtttttgtttcaggtGGATAAGTTCTGTAATTACTAagattaaccataaaccagaacaaaatggttgaaaagtaaaacaaatggaaaagtaAACTAGGCTCTACTatgtaaagcgctttacacTTGTCAGTAGCCCCAGGATGTACAGCCATATTATGCAGATTAGATGGAAGTTATGCATTTTTAGGGGAAGACAATTGAGGACATATGAGGCTTGTTTCTAGTGTCTGGTGCAAAAATGCATCTGATTTTCTGTCTAATCTTCTCCACAATGAAACCATTACAGCAAATCCTCGTGAAATGTGTCCAATTAACCGCTTCTTCCTCCCTGTTTTTCTCCCATGGTGTAATCCAAGCCTAATTTGTGATGCAGCTCACCTCCTCTGTGCCATAAGTGTTCAGAGCGGTGACCTAAAACAGTGCGGTCCTCATTAGACGCACTGTTCGGACTGGGCCtatgtcttcttcttcttcttctgctactgctgctattttTGGAGGCACCAGGGCACACAACCTCCGTGATTGTGCAGCCTCGGCACAATCCTCCTCATGTATAATAAATGCATGTCCCGAGGATAACGCGCTCTCCTCACAAACAGCCCGTGCTTTGGAGAAGAATAacacttttacaacttttacatACGTTTGACTGAAAATGAATCAACTGAGATGGCATTATGATAAATACCACCTGAAGACATACGCAATCATTTCAGCTTTTTTCACAGATAATTATAATGGTAAATTAAATAGCAATTTGACTGAAATAGTGACAATCTATCAATATTGTACAGTTGGACTTGAATCTGGTATCTAAAGGCAACGGAAGAGAATTTGAGTACGTGCATAGTCAAAACATAATGACTTTGGACATTTGAATAAAGGACTTTTAACTATATTTCCTTATgtgacttttacttttctggaGTGCctggattttgttttattccaaGGGTTTAAATGTGCGTTTTTAAAATGCAACTGAAGATCAGCTGAGAATCTGTAATTATATTCTTCAATAAAAAGGATAATCTTACCATTTTAACTAACCATAGtcatacacaaaacacaaaaatacttgtaataaatcaaatgttataatatattgtttatgCTGTAAGATGTTGTAAGTTCAGAACAGTATAAATGCATTGGCAGAAGACAAGAGTCCATCTAGTGGTGTATAAAAGTCATAGCAGGGCTTGCATAACCTTGTACAGTTGTTCTTTACTAATGAAAGCAGAAGTCTCATACATTATTGAGTCCTTTGCAATGCAGGAAAAGATTGCTTTAAATAGTCAGAGGCAGAAATTCATTTTACAGAGGATAATGCTAATGTTGTTTGGgtgtcatttttattgtttctacAGCTGTAATACGCCAACATAAGCACATTATGGAAAGGATTCTGTAGgttaataaaaatattagtttaCATTGTGAAGGATAAGTGGTTTactcaacacaacaacaaacttccCACATCAGATTTTAGCTCTTAGTGCCTTGGTGGGGGGTTGTCTTTGCAATGGTGCTAActctaagattttttttaaatgtcatgatAATCCACCAATAACTGAACCTCTACAGAAAAGTAACCAACACCACATCCATCCAGTCAAACACAGAAAATAGGCCATGACTTGTGCTCCCCCGTGACTTTCTTTCCATCCGTTCATAAAAGGGTTTGTGTCGTTGAGGCTGGCAGATGGTGGGATAGAGGGATGAgtggtttgaaaaaaaaagacaataaaggGAAGGTTTCACAGACAGTTTGACTGTTTCTTAACCCTCCCACAGAGAGTGTGCGGAACGGGAGCAGCTTTGATCACCTCTAGATTAACTGACAGTGTGGGGATATCACTGTGGTCTTCTTATAATGAAAGGTGCGCTCAACCTGATTAAAGAATTATATGTGATTCCTTATCTATTTATAGGTTTGAGCTTTCTGTtaaatgcaacattttgaggacttttttccattcaaaagatataatatttagttttgtattgttaattgctatggcaacgatcttaatttctcatcattctgaaactcatggatagtGAATAATGAATGAGATTTGTGAATACTGAACTTACCATCGTCAGCAGAGGCGTCGCTGCTGTACCCGTCGTACTCAGCAGTGAGCAGGCTGTACTTGTGTCGTGTGTCCCAGCAGAAGCCCCCCAGTGGTTTGGAGGAAGAGCGCGCCCCTCCTCTGAGCCCCTGGGAGCGGCTCACGGCCTCCTGGTACTGCCCCATCAGCTCATCCTCACTGTCCGATGAGGAGCCGTGCAGATGTGCATCTGCATAGGGCTTTTCTGTttggaagaaagagagaagaagtaAACACTCACATTACAGAGACGGGGACTGTGCAAATTTTTGTGTTAATGTAAACCCAATGAagtttattatgtaaaatacaaaattttttgttcattcaataaatgtgtttacCAGTAGTGACCCAGAAGTTTATTATGTTCTTCTACAactcttctgtttttatgatgaTGATCAAAAATGCAGAATATACAGTAgaagtttattttgttattagaGGTTGCAAATGACATTAACCTATAACGCTTTACTACTCTGACTATTGTGCGCTGAACAGTGATAACAATTTATACTTAAACACAAGAATACATTTCacagctttaaaataaatatttgcctTTTGCAAATGTTGTTATAGCAACCCTGGGCAGGTGGCCTGTAACTTTGATGTAATGTCATGTTTCAACCAACAAGTGGCAGCAGAGCTCCAGGTCTTCTTTAATGTGCAACAGAAAGTACATAACTTTTAATACAGAACAGCTTCATGACTACAGAGAATATTTGTTGATAGATAAACAAGAAAAAGGTCTgcattcacaaaaataaaataaaatgttttccccCTTTGCTTCACTCCTCGGCACACtgcctctctgtgtctgtgtttatttgttggCCTCTTTGGGCAGGTCCCTGTAGGGACTCCCTGGGGCCACCAGCCTTTTAAACCAGAGCAGCTTAGAGCCCTGAACACACATAAACAGCACTACACCTGTCAGCCGCAGTTAGCCTTGTGAGAACTGAGAAAGGCTAGAGCCAGGGGCTTCATGTAGAGAGCTCACCAGCTCTAGTACTGTCACACCAGAAAGTGGTGCCACAAACTCTTTACCCTGATGACAACATTCAGATGATATCTGGCAATTAatcagaaatgtacaaaaaatagcagtattaaaaatatatatatatattgtagttattgaatttaatattttttaggCTATATTCTAATTAGCACAGTATGCATcacttcacttaccttttgaATTGTGACTATTTCCATCAAAAGGAACAAATACTTTGAGATGGTTATGAGAAAACTGGGGATGTGTATCTGTAAACAGGATGTGTTCCAACAGTGCAATCTACAATAAtcaatgtatcaaaaataagaTAATACCAAATATATAAGCAGTTAGCAATTACTTGAATGAAGTTACAACGTAAATGAGTATTGCTTTGTTAATATAGTTTTGTAGTGACTGTATGCTCACCATGCAGCTCTGTGTTTTTCCTGAAGTTGTCAAGGCACGGCAGGCTGCCTGGGTTCTCGAGGGCTAGCTTGTTGTTGAGGTACCAGAACAAGAAGGTCATAAGAATGATGAAGAGTCCGATGGCCGTCAGAAACCCCAGCACCTCAGGAGACACTGCAACACACAAGAAAAGACAAGTTTCACAAGTTGCAAATGGAttcttttaacacattttaattggtTGATACTTAAAATTAGCAATAAGACAGTCCTGGATTTGGATAAGTGATAGAAGAAACTAAACTAGAAGGACAGTTATAGAGGCTAAGATTGTGTATAGAGGAAGGGTAGTAAATGTATGAGTGGAAAGTTAGAAAATAATGGTAGAACAAGTGTATGAAGCTAGCTGGTGTGAGAGAAGAGGATAGGGTTAGTGAAGCCTTATGATCCACAGTTGTGAACTCAGGTAGGGAACAGTCTGTAGGAAAATGAGGCCTACAGATTAGGCTACTACAAATTATGATTAATTAGCAAATTATTTAAAACCAACACTTTGAATATAACTAAGAAGTAAGAATAATTTGATAAAGCACATGCCAAACATAACACCAAGAAAGGAAGGAGCACAACAAGTC from Periophthalmus magnuspinnatus isolate fPerMag1 chromosome 22, fPerMag1.2.pri, whole genome shotgun sequence includes these protein-coding regions:
- the syt14a gene encoding synaptotagmin-14 isoform X1 codes for the protein MAIDGGERNCGVHELICVRKVSPEVLGFLTAIGLFIILMTFLFWYLNNKLALENPGSLPCLDNFRKNTELHEKPYADAHLHGSSSDSEDELMGQYQEAVSRSQGLRGGARSSSKPLGGFCWDTRHKYSLLTAEYDGYSSDASADDANCIQRMSRTPPLDELQPPPYQDENGSPRMSCTLSDLGDAKCDLSQTSGSPHMSYSKCPSEGSDGPETESYLNKGYEEDVPSDSTAVLSPEDLSARGSAAQLPKGYEPDPIAKYGTLDVVFDYDSEDQQLGVTIMAATDLPPVKRTGNLSWQVHLVLLPTKKQRAKTGVQRGPCPIFTETFYFSHVEAEMIGNYALRFRLYSMRRMKKEKVLGEKVFYLTKLCLQGKMSVPVILDPCCTLPGGESQVSLSDMTCSESASSFQSVSQTSTPEILVGLVYNATTGRLSVEVIKGIHFKNLAANKPPNGLFCCLKHLIGGQVYIIRDTYVKLTLLNSMGHEMSKCKTSICRGQPNPTYKETFIFQVALFQLSDVTLILSVYNKRSMKRKEMIGWISLGLNSSGEEELSHWTEMKESKGQQVCRWHSLLES
- the syt14a gene encoding synaptotagmin-14 isoform X2, whose amino-acid sequence is MAIDVSPEVLGFLTAIGLFIILMTFLFWYLNNKLALENPGSLPCLDNFRKNTELHEKPYADAHLHGSSSDSEDELMGQYQEAVSRSQGLRGGARSSSKPLGGFCWDTRHKYSLLTAEYDGYSSDASADDANCIQRMSRTPPLDELQPPPYQDENGSPRMSCTLSDLGDAKCDLSQTSGSPHMSYSKCPSEGSDGPETESYLNKGYEEDVPSDSTAVLSPEDLSARGSAAQLPKGYEPDPIAKYGTLDVVFDYDSEDQQLGVTIMAATDLPPVKRTGNLSWQVHLVLLPTKKQRAKTGVQRGPCPIFTETFYFSHVEAEMIGNYALRFRLYSMRRMKKEKVLGEKVFYLTKLCLQGKMSVPVILDPCCTLPGGESQVSLSDMTCSESASSFQSVSQTSTPEILVGLVYNATTGRLSVEVIKGIHFKNLAANKPPNGLFCCLKHLIGGQVYIIRDTYVKLTLLNSMGHEMSKCKTSICRGQPNPTYKETFIFQVALFQLSDVTLILSVYNKRSMKRKEMIGWISLGLNSSGEEELSHWTEMKESKGQQVCRWHSLLES
- the syt14a gene encoding synaptotagmin-14 isoform X3; protein product: MAIDGGERNCGVHELICVRKVSPEVLGFLTAIGLFIILMTFLFWYLNNKLALENPGSLPCLDNFRKNTELHEKPYADAHLHGSSSDSEDELMGQYQEAVSRSQGLRGGARSSSKPLGGFCWDTRHKYSLLTAEYDGYSSDASADDANCIQRMSRTPPLDELQPPPYQDENGSPRMSCTLSDLGDAKCDLSQTSGSPHMSYSKCPSEGSDGPETESYLNKGYEEDVPSDSTAVLSPEDLSARGSAAQLPKGYEPDPIAKYGTLDVVFDYDSEDQQLGVTIMAATDLPPVKRTGNLSWQVHLVLLPTKKQRAKTGVQRGPCPIFTETFYFSHVEAEMIGNYALRFRLYSMRRMKKEKVLGEKVFYLTKLCLQGKMSVPVILDPCCTLPGGESQVSLSDMTCSESASSFQSVSQTSTPEILVGLVYNATTGRLSVEVIKGIHFKNLAANKPPNTYVKLTLLNSMGHEMSKCKTSICRGQPNPTYKETFIFQVALFQLSDVTLILSVYNKRSMKRKEMIGWISLGLNSSGEEELSHWTEMKESKGQQVCRWHSLLES